A DNA window from Methylobacterium sp. NMS14P contains the following coding sequences:
- a CDS encoding DUF2721 domain-containing protein, whose product MFGFSLSATEPDSIAHIIQVALAPAFLLSALATLLNVFSTRLGRISDKVDSLSAQATRATDAEADRLARHLTFLRRRSFVLDVAVVLASLAGGLIGLAVLTLFVGALRDAATASVLFACFGAALVCTVAAIAAFMTEILMAGRGVRDAVDRQQDQVSTPR is encoded by the coding sequence ATGTTCGGCTTCTCCCTCAGCGCGACCGAACCCGACAGCATCGCCCACATCATCCAGGTGGCGCTCGCGCCCGCCTTCCTGCTCTCGGCGCTGGCGACGCTGCTCAACGTGTTCTCGACCCGGCTCGGCCGGATCTCCGACAAGGTCGACAGCCTCTCGGCGCAGGCCACCCGGGCGACGGACGCCGAGGCCGACCGCCTCGCCCGCCACCTGACCTTCCTGCGGCGGCGCTCCTTCGTGCTGGACGTGGCGGTGGTCCTGGCCTCGCTGGCGGGCGGCCTGATCGGTCTGGCCGTGCTCACGCTGTTCGTCGGCGCGCTGCGCGATGCGGCGACCGCGTCCGTCCTGTTCGCCTGCTTCGGGGCGGCGCTGGTCTGCACCGTGGCGGCGATCGCGGCGTTCATGACCGAGATCCTCATGGCGGGGCGCGGCGTCCGCGACGCGGTCGACCGCCAGCAGGACCAGGTGTCGACGCCGCGGTGA
- a CDS encoding outer membrane protein, translating to MIKKLLLASAATALLTGAASAADLPRRAAPPPVFTPVPVFTWTGAYFGINAGYAFDASSNNTNSFGVPAPYGNGTTAFFSQRNQEGFTGGGQVGYNFQFTPGSGIVVGIEADAQYLDFGRSRNNAFLAGPLAPGYYVTDPRGLSSLDFFGTVRGRIGYAFDRVLFYGTGGFAYGSGSADRSFGGFAGNDSFRTGYAVGGGIEYALPTDSFLNFFRSNAVTLKVEGLYVNLDRNTRNQGAFVINAANNFPVVYNNIGRRDDEFAVIRAGLNYKFGSY from the coding sequence ATGATCAAGAAGCTTCTGCTCGCGAGCGCCGCCACGGCCCTCCTGACCGGCGCCGCCTCGGCCGCCGACCTGCCGCGCCGCGCCGCCCCGCCGCCGGTGTTCACCCCCGTCCCGGTGTTCACCTGGACCGGCGCCTACTTCGGTATCAACGCCGGCTACGCCTTCGACGCCAGCAGCAACAACACCAACAGCTTCGGCGTGCCCGCCCCCTACGGCAACGGCACCACCGCCTTCTTCAGCCAGCGCAACCAGGAAGGCTTCACCGGCGGTGGCCAGGTTGGCTACAACTTCCAGTTCACCCCGGGCTCCGGCATCGTCGTCGGTATCGAGGCGGACGCCCAGTACCTCGACTTCGGCCGCAGCCGGAACAACGCCTTCCTCGCCGGTCCGCTGGCCCCCGGCTACTACGTGACCGACCCGCGCGGCCTCTCCAGCCTCGACTTCTTCGGCACCGTCCGCGGCCGCATCGGTTACGCCTTCGACCGCGTGCTGTTCTACGGCACCGGCGGCTTCGCCTACGGCTCGGGCAGCGCCGACCGCTCCTTCGGGGGCTTCGCCGGCAACGACAGCTTCCGCACCGGCTACGCGGTCGGCGGCGGCATCGAGTACGCCCTGCCGACCGACTCGTTCCTGAACTTCTTCCGCTCGAACGCCGTGACGCTCAAGGTCGAAGGCCTATACGTCAACCTCGACCGCAACACCCGCAACCAGGGTGCGTTCGTCATCAACGCCGCCAACAACTTCCCGGTGGTGTACAACAACATCGGCCGCCGCGACGACGAGTTCGCCGTCATCCGCGCCGGCCTGAACTACAAGTTCGGCTCGTACTGA
- a CDS encoding SDR family oxidoreductase, producing MQIRHKPLREQVIVITGASSGIGLATARAAARRGARVVLASRNGAALDTIVRDIQERGGEARAVVTDVSRRADVEALAAETVRAYGGFDTWVNNAGLSIFGRLEEVSDEDHRRLFDVNFWGIVYGSTVALQHLKKTGGALVNLGSVASDLALPIQGMYSASKHAIKGFTDALRMELQEEGAPVSVTLIKPASIDTPFPEHARNYMAQAPKLPPPVYDPADVADAILYAAEHGPRDLYVGGGGKLMSAMRKRVPAVTDWMGAQVMSRSQTAGVAGRQRDGALRAAGRDGAVRGGSPHHVMRSAYTQASINPVLTGILLAGATAAAASLLGRADRR from the coding sequence ATGCAGATCCGGCACAAGCCCCTGCGCGAGCAGGTGATCGTCATCACCGGCGCCTCCAGCGGGATCGGTCTCGCCACGGCCCGGGCGGCCGCCCGCCGCGGCGCCCGCGTCGTGCTGGCGTCCCGGAACGGCGCCGCCCTCGACACCATCGTCCGCGACATCCAGGAGCGCGGCGGCGAGGCCCGGGCCGTGGTGACCGACGTGTCCCGCCGCGCGGATGTCGAGGCGCTGGCCGCCGAGACCGTGCGCGCCTACGGCGGCTTCGACACCTGGGTGAACAACGCCGGTCTCTCGATCTTCGGCCGCCTCGAGGAGGTCTCGGACGAGGACCATCGCCGGCTGTTCGACGTGAACTTCTGGGGGATCGTCTACGGCTCGACGGTGGCGCTGCAGCACCTGAAGAAGACCGGCGGCGCGCTGGTCAACCTGGGCTCCGTCGCCTCCGACCTCGCCTTGCCGATCCAGGGCATGTACTCCGCCTCCAAGCACGCGATCAAAGGCTTCACGGACGCGCTCCGGATGGAGCTCCAGGAGGAGGGCGCCCCGGTCTCGGTGACGCTCATCAAGCCGGCCTCGATCGACACGCCGTTCCCGGAGCATGCCCGGAACTACATGGCGCAGGCGCCCAAGCTGCCGCCGCCGGTCTACGACCCCGCGGACGTCGCGGACGCGATCCTGTACGCGGCGGAGCACGGGCCCCGCGACCTCTATGTCGGCGGCGGCGGCAAGCTGATGAGCGCGATGCGCAAGCGGGTGCCCGCGGTGACCGACTGGATGGGCGCCCAGGTGATGTCGCGGAGCCAGACGGCGGGCGTGGCCGGCAGGCAGCGGGACGGCGCCCTCCGCGCGGCCGGCCGCGACGGGGCCGTGCGGGGCGGCTCGCCCCACCACGTCATGCGCAGCGCCTACACTCAGGCCTCGATCAACCCGGTCCTGACCGGGATCCTGCTGGCCGGGGCCACGGCGGCCGCGGCCTCGCTCCTGGGCCGCGCCGACCGCCGCTAG
- a CDS encoding GCG_CRPN prefix-to-repeats domain-containing protein, which translates to MMHVKMIAAAAAVVGGLGLASAGAAPLAPAGADTITGPAAVSTVAFGCGPGWAPGPYGRCRPIYRRPRFYGPRCFFRPTPWGPRRVCR; encoded by the coding sequence ATGATGCACGTGAAGATGATCGCGGCCGCCGCGGCTGTCGTCGGCGGCCTCGGCCTGGCCTCCGCCGGAGCGGCGCCCCTGGCGCCCGCCGGCGCCGATACGATCACCGGCCCCGCCGCGGTCAGCACGGTCGCGTTCGGCTGCGGCCCCGGCTGGGCGCCCGGCCCGTACGGGCGCTGCCGGCCGATCTACCGGCGACCGCGCTTCTACGGCCCGCGCTGCTTCTTCCGTCCGACGCCGTGGGGCCCGCGGCGCGTCTGCCGCTAG
- a CDS encoding sigma-70 family RNA polymerase sigma factor — protein sequence MTTLARARFSQLVLPRLDEGYRLAHWLTGNATDAEDVMQEACLRAYRAIEGFAEGNARAWFLTIVRNTGYSWLQRHRPRAVVFADDLAPEARAELEIGGALTEAQETPEATLIARDDAGQLARAVEALPVAFREALVLREYHGLSYREIAAVTGVPIGTVMSRLGRARQHLLARLAKDGR from the coding sequence ATGACGACCCTGGCGCGGGCGCGCTTCAGCCAGCTCGTTCTCCCGCGCCTGGACGAGGGCTACCGGCTCGCGCACTGGCTCACCGGCAACGCCACCGACGCCGAGGACGTGATGCAGGAGGCGTGTCTGCGCGCCTACCGGGCGATCGAGGGCTTCGCCGAGGGCAATGCCCGGGCGTGGTTCCTGACCATCGTCCGCAACACCGGCTATTCCTGGCTGCAGCGGCACCGGCCGCGGGCGGTGGTCTTCGCCGACGACCTCGCCCCCGAAGCCCGCGCCGAGCTGGAGATCGGGGGCGCTCTGACCGAGGCCCAGGAGACGCCCGAGGCGACCCTCATCGCCCGCGACGATGCGGGGCAGCTCGCCCGGGCGGTCGAGGCCCTGCCGGTGGCTTTCCGCGAGGCGCTGGTCCTGCGCGAGTACCACGGCCTCAGCTACCGGGAGATCGCCGCGGTGACGGGAGTCCCGATCGGGACCGTGATGTCGCGCCTCGGCCGCGCGCGGCAGCACCTGCTTGCACGGCTCGCGAAGGACGGGCGATGA
- a CDS encoding anti-sigma factor family protein: protein MTDDETLLLLSAYADGELSPGEVLAMERRLAADPDARALADRLRDLSGTLRETLAGPPAPESLRARVIEQIGFSDPPPSRGRLGGPLGSRLETWLETWLRSWLKSWRGSWRGSWQALAATLLVGLVGGAALGGGVVYLDRPGGAPDTGEAVLAGHLRGLAAPQPFDIASSDRHVVKPWFNGRTTLAPEAPDLSDKGFPLVGGRVDIVGGTPVPTLVYRRDRHVISVTVIPAADGPGAGEERRDGSTIERWRLGDLTYWAVSDLNRRDLRAFADLFQSRTGGPPG, encoded by the coding sequence ATGACCGACGACGAGACCCTCCTGCTCCTCAGCGCCTACGCGGACGGCGAGCTGTCGCCCGGCGAAGTCCTGGCCATGGAGCGCCGTCTCGCGGCGGACCCCGATGCGCGGGCCCTGGCGGACCGCCTCCGCGACCTGTCGGGTACCCTGCGCGAGACCCTCGCGGGGCCGCCCGCCCCGGAATCCCTGCGGGCGCGCGTGATCGAGCAGATCGGCTTCTCCGACCCGCCCCCGTCCCGCGGCCGCCTCGGAGGCCCGCTCGGGTCCCGGCTCGAGACCTGGCTCGAGACATGGCTCAGGTCCTGGCTCAAGTCCTGGCGCGGGTCCTGGCGCGGGTCCTGGCAGGCGCTGGCCGCGACGCTGCTCGTCGGCCTCGTCGGCGGGGCCGCGCTCGGCGGCGGCGTCGTCTATCTCGACCGCCCCGGCGGCGCCCCGGATACCGGCGAGGCCGTGCTCGCCGGCCATCTCCGCGGCCTCGCGGCCCCGCAGCCCTTCGACATCGCCTCCTCGGACCGGCACGTCGTGAAGCCGTGGTTCAACGGCCGGACCACCCTCGCGCCCGAGGCCCCCGACCTGTCCGACAAGGGTTTCCCGCTGGTCGGCGGCCGGGTCGACATCGTCGGCGGCACCCCCGTGCCGACCCTGGTCTATCGCCGAGACCGGCACGTCATCAGCGTCACGGTGATCCCCGCCGCCGACGGCCCCGGGGCCGGCGAGGAGCGGCGCGACGGGTCCACGATCGAGCGCTGGCGCCTCGGCGACCTGACCTACTGGGCGGTGTCGGATCTCAACCGGCGCGACCTGCGCGCCTTCGCCGACCTGTTCCAATCCCGGACCGGGGGCCCGCCCGGCTGA
- a CDS encoding helix-turn-helix transcriptional regulator — translation MISQSHLNTRRAETVSEIGPAQGRRSQAGGAPAFPDPSLVEAALHLLAEHLEQGLAVTDRYGRAHFLNRAAQAFIARGLLCLEHGGLRGAAPEDSAALRRVIARCASGHRGGSVRLESAGGTLLVAASAIPGTLGPIAEGAVLLRLTDPGTPRLPDAGVLQDQFGFTPAEAALAVDILAGNDLAASATRRRITRNTARVHLRHLFEKTGTRRQAELVRLLLLCPQPIADA, via the coding sequence GTGATCAGTCAGTCGCACCTGAACACCCGCAGAGCCGAAACAGTATCCGAGATCGGCCCCGCGCAGGGGCGGCGGTCCCAGGCCGGCGGCGCCCCGGCCTTCCCGGACCCGTCCCTCGTGGAGGCGGCGCTCCATCTCCTGGCCGAGCATCTCGAGCAGGGGCTCGCGGTGACCGACCGGTACGGGCGGGCCCACTTCCTGAACCGCGCCGCGCAGGCCTTCATCGCGCGCGGCCTTCTGTGCCTCGAGCACGGCGGCCTGCGCGGCGCGGCGCCCGAGGACAGCGCGGCGCTGCGCCGGGTCATCGCCCGCTGCGCCTCAGGCCATCGCGGCGGCTCGGTGCGCCTGGAGAGCGCGGGCGGGACACTCTTGGTCGCCGCCTCGGCGATTCCCGGGACGCTGGGCCCGATCGCTGAGGGCGCCGTTCTCCTGCGCCTCACCGACCCCGGGACCCCGCGCCTGCCGGATGCCGGCGTTCTCCAGGACCAGTTCGGCTTCACGCCCGCGGAGGCGGCTCTGGCCGTCGACATCCTGGCCGGGAACGACCTCGCGGCGAGCGCGACGCGCCGCAGGATCACCCGGAACACCGCGCGCGTGCACCTGCGCCACCTGTTCGAGAAGACGGGGACGCGCCGCCAGGCCGAGCTGGTGCGCCTGCTCCTGCTCTGCCCGCAGCCGATCGCGGACGCTTAG
- a CDS encoding zinc-dependent alcohol dehydrogenase family protein: MTGSTARAVIVQPGGGFDKVTFGERPVPEPGPGAITVRLRASSLNYHDYAVVSGMWGPSEPRIPMSDGAGEVEAVGPGVTEFAVGDRVVSTFFPTWLEGAPRVEGFATVPGDGVDGYARARVTAPATAFTRAPRGWDHAEAATLTTAALTAWRALHADAGLKSGDVVLVQGTGGVSLFGLQFAKAAGAAVIATSSSDAKLERLRGLGADHVINYRADPAWGETARRLTDGRGVDHVLDVGGPATLEQSMAAVRVAGHISVIGILSGVAGELPLVPALLKQIRLQGVLVGSRRHQIEMIRGIDACGLRPVIDRRFPLDDLVAAFRHQESNRHFGKICVEI; the protein is encoded by the coding sequence ATGACCGGATCGACAGCCCGGGCCGTCATCGTCCAGCCCGGCGGCGGCTTCGACAAGGTGACCTTCGGCGAGCGGCCCGTGCCGGAGCCCGGGCCCGGCGCGATCACCGTCCGCCTGCGGGCGAGTTCGCTCAACTACCACGACTACGCGGTGGTCAGCGGGATGTGGGGCCCGAGCGAGCCGCGCATCCCGATGTCCGACGGGGCCGGCGAGGTCGAGGCCGTGGGGCCGGGCGTGACCGAGTTCGCCGTGGGCGACCGGGTCGTCAGCACGTTCTTCCCGACCTGGCTGGAGGGCGCGCCGCGCGTCGAGGGCTTTGCCACCGTGCCGGGCGACGGGGTCGACGGCTACGCCCGCGCGCGCGTCACCGCGCCCGCCACCGCCTTCACCCGCGCCCCGCGGGGCTGGGACCACGCCGAGGCGGCGACGCTCACCACCGCCGCGCTGACCGCGTGGCGGGCGCTGCACGCCGATGCCGGCCTGAAGAGCGGCGACGTGGTGCTGGTGCAGGGCACCGGCGGCGTGTCGCTGTTCGGCCTGCAATTCGCCAAGGCGGCGGGGGCCGCGGTGATCGCCACCTCCTCCAGCGACGCCAAGCTGGAGCGCCTGCGCGGGCTCGGCGCCGACCACGTCATCAACTACCGCGCCGACCCGGCCTGGGGCGAGACTGCCCGGCGCCTGACCGACGGGCGCGGCGTCGACCACGTCCTCGACGTCGGCGGCCCGGCCACGCTGGAGCAGTCCATGGCGGCCGTGCGGGTCGCCGGCCACATCTCGGTGATCGGCATCCTCTCGGGCGTCGCGGGCGAGCTGCCGCTGGTGCCGGCGCTCCTGAAGCAGATCCGGCTGCAGGGGGTGCTGGTCGGCAGCCGGCGCCACCAGATCGAGATGATCCGCGGCATCGACGCCTGCGGGTTGCGGCCGGTCATCGACCGCCGCTTCCCCCTCGACGACCTCGTCGCGGCGTTCCGCCACCAGGAGAGCAACCGCCACTTCGGCAAGATCTGCGTCGAGATCTGA
- the serA gene encoding phosphoglycerate dehydrogenase, with translation MSTERVVLTESIAPTASKIFTQAGIGAIRQLPRAVSPGDAGDLADVTVLGIRSRTQVTAALLDALPDLAAIGCFSVGTNQVDLETARARGLPVFNAPFSNTRSVAELTIGEIVMLLRRIVPRSVAAHDGGWDKSATGAYEVRGKTLGIVGYGNIGAQLSNLAEAMGMRVIFYDLTDKLRHGNTEPAESFEALLALSDVVSLHVPETPLTHGLMGAERIRTMRPGAYLINNSRGTVVDLDALAAALRDGHLAGAAIDVFPVEPTSNAERFVSPLQGLPNVILTPHVGGSTEEAQDRIGAEVARKLVDYVQTGSTLGAVNFPQVQLPPRLSGARFLHVHRNVPGVLGQINAIFSGRSLNIDAQYLQTDGEFGYVVVDASVRPGEADGVLRALRAIDGTVRTRHLRPAA, from the coding sequence GTGTCGACCGAGCGCGTCGTTCTGACCGAAAGCATAGCGCCGACAGCGTCCAAGATCTTCACGCAGGCCGGGATCGGCGCCATCCGGCAACTGCCGCGCGCGGTCAGCCCCGGGGACGCCGGCGATCTGGCCGACGTCACCGTCCTCGGCATCCGCTCGCGCACGCAGGTCACCGCCGCGCTTCTCGACGCCCTGCCCGATCTCGCCGCCATCGGCTGCTTCAGCGTCGGGACCAACCAGGTCGACCTCGAGACGGCGCGGGCCCGCGGCCTGCCGGTCTTCAACGCGCCGTTCTCGAACACGCGCAGCGTCGCCGAACTCACGATCGGCGAGATCGTGATGCTGCTCCGGCGGATCGTGCCGCGCTCGGTCGCGGCGCACGACGGCGGCTGGGACAAGTCGGCCACCGGCGCCTACGAGGTGCGCGGCAAGACCCTGGGCATCGTCGGCTACGGCAACATCGGCGCGCAGCTCTCGAACCTCGCCGAGGCGATGGGCATGCGCGTCATCTTCTACGATCTCACCGACAAGCTGCGCCACGGCAACACCGAGCCGGCCGAGAGCTTCGAGGCCCTGCTCGCCTTGAGCGACGTGGTCAGCCTGCACGTCCCGGAGACGCCGCTGACCCACGGGCTGATGGGCGCGGAGCGGATCCGCACGATGAGGCCGGGCGCCTACCTGATCAACAACAGCCGCGGCACGGTCGTGGACCTGGACGCCCTGGCGGCGGCGCTGCGCGACGGGCATCTCGCCGGGGCCGCCATCGACGTCTTTCCCGTGGAGCCGACCTCCAACGCGGAGCGCTTCGTCTCGCCCCTGCAGGGCCTGCCGAACGTCATCCTCACCCCCCATGTCGGCGGCTCGACCGAGGAGGCCCAGGACCGCATCGGCGCGGAGGTGGCCCGCAAGCTCGTCGACTACGTCCAGACCGGCTCGACGCTCGGCGCCGTGAATTTCCCGCAGGTCCAGCTGCCGCCGCGCCTGTCCGGCGCGCGCTTCCTCCACGTGCACCGGAACGTGCCCGGCGTGCTCGGGCAGATCAACGCGATCTTCTCGGGCCGGTCGCTCAACATCGACGCGCAGTACCTGCAGACGGACGGCGAGTTCGGCTACGTCGTGGTCGACGCGTCGGTGCGGCCGGGCGAGGCGGACGGGGTCCTGCGCGCGCTGCGGGCCATCGACGGCACGGTGCGGACGCGGCACCTCCGGCCGGCGGCGTAG
- a CDS encoding family 2A encapsulin nanocompartment cargo protein cysteine desulfurase — MTTPEARALGLPGASPGELAHADLVGRLAREIYGQGQAASQPFAPAIPAGPQVPQALESLPQGPGGAPLPSGALSVPSAPAGGQPAVPQPDASALAARSFGAPPVGLPGLSGPTVPNLAPASPAFADVGAIPPVHPASPRPVLPDFSFAGAPALAAALPGGPELHRQIAADHPRANAFAHALAPHLVPADPSKAGRDEAQERFARTGRLSPAPEAPPSDYYFLNLGPGPARRAPASPRVEPARYPGPAPRLAAQGSSPVAAPFDVEHVRRDFPALHQSVNGHPLVWLDNAATTHKPQAVIDATSEFYGRHNSNIHRAAHTLAARSTDLFEGGREAVRRFLNAPSKDDIVFLRGTTEAINLVANSYGRANVGPGDEIIVSTIEHHANIVPWQLLAQQTGATLRVIPVNDRGEIIFEQYAALLSGRTKIVSVTQVANALGTVNPVREIIQLAHAYGVPVLVDAAQSSPHMPLDVQSLDADFLVFSGHKVFGPTGIGALYGKTHLLEAMPPWQGGGHMIEDVTFAKTVYKSAPEKFEAGTPDIAGAVGLGAALDYLAGIGMPAIAAYEHDLLDYAQGGLADVKGLRLIGTAREKASVMSFVIEGQTNEAVAHHLDAHGIAVRSGHHCALPALRRFGVDQSVRASLAFYNTRADVDAFLRALHTLPRA; from the coding sequence ATGACTACGCCTGAGGCACGCGCCCTCGGGCTGCCCGGGGCGAGCCCGGGCGAGCTGGCCCACGCGGATCTCGTCGGGCGCCTCGCCCGGGAGATCTACGGGCAGGGGCAGGCCGCGAGCCAGCCTTTCGCCCCGGCGATCCCCGCCGGCCCCCAGGTCCCGCAGGCTCTCGAGAGCCTGCCCCAGGGCCCGGGCGGCGCGCCGCTGCCGAGCGGCGCCCTGAGCGTGCCCTCGGCGCCTGCCGGCGGCCAGCCCGCCGTGCCGCAGCCCGACGCCTCCGCGCTGGCGGCGCGCTCGTTCGGGGCGCCGCCGGTCGGCCTGCCGGGCCTCTCCGGCCCGACCGTGCCGAACCTCGCACCCGCGAGCCCGGCCTTCGCCGATGTCGGGGCGATCCCGCCGGTCCACCCGGCGAGCCCGCGCCCCGTGCTGCCCGATTTCTCCTTCGCCGGCGCCCCGGCGCTGGCGGCCGCCCTGCCCGGCGGTCCGGAGCTGCACCGGCAGATCGCCGCGGACCATCCCCGCGCCAACGCCTTCGCGCACGCGCTCGCCCCGCACCTCGTGCCGGCCGACCCGTCGAAGGCCGGCCGCGACGAGGCGCAGGAGCGCTTCGCGCGGACCGGCCGGCTGTCCCCGGCGCCCGAGGCGCCGCCGTCCGACTACTACTTCCTGAACCTCGGCCCCGGGCCGGCCCGCAGGGCGCCGGCGAGCCCCCGGGTGGAGCCGGCCCGCTACCCGGGCCCGGCGCCGCGCCTGGCGGCACAGGGATCGAGCCCGGTGGCGGCGCCCTTCGACGTGGAGCATGTCCGCCGCGATTTCCCGGCCCTGCACCAGAGCGTCAACGGCCACCCGCTGGTCTGGCTCGACAACGCCGCCACCACCCACAAGCCGCAGGCGGTGATCGACGCGACCTCGGAGTTCTACGGGCGGCACAACTCGAACATCCACCGGGCCGCCCACACCCTGGCGGCGCGCTCCACCGACCTGTTCGAGGGCGGCCGCGAGGCGGTGCGCCGCTTCCTCAACGCCCCGTCGAAGGACGACATCGTCTTCCTGCGCGGCACCACGGAGGCGATCAACCTCGTGGCGAATTCCTACGGCCGGGCCAATGTCGGCCCGGGCGACGAGATCATCGTCTCGACCATCGAGCACCACGCCAACATCGTGCCCTGGCAGCTGCTGGCGCAGCAGACCGGGGCGACGCTCCGGGTGATCCCGGTCAACGACCGGGGCGAGATCATCTTCGAGCAGTACGCGGCGCTGCTGTCGGGCCGTACGAAGATCGTCTCGGTGACGCAGGTGGCCAACGCGCTCGGCACCGTGAACCCGGTGCGGGAGATCATCCAGCTCGCCCACGCCTACGGGGTGCCGGTGCTGGTCGACGCGGCGCAATCCTCGCCGCACATGCCGCTGGACGTGCAGTCCCTCGACGCCGACTTCCTGGTCTTCTCCGGCCACAAGGTGTTCGGCCCGACGGGCATCGGCGCGCTCTACGGCAAGACCCACCTGCTGGAGGCGATGCCGCCCTGGCAGGGCGGCGGCCACATGATCGAGGACGTCACCTTCGCGAAGACCGTCTACAAGAGCGCGCCCGAGAAGTTCGAGGCGGGCACACCCGACATCGCCGGGGCGGTCGGTCTCGGGGCGGCGCTCGACTACCTCGCGGGCATCGGCATGCCGGCGATCGCCGCCTACGAGCACGACCTCCTGGACTACGCGCAGGGCGGCCTGGCCGACGTGAAGGGCCTGCGCCTGATCGGCACCGCCCGGGAGAAGGCGAGCGTGATGTCCTTCGTGATCGAGGGGCAGACGAACGAGGCGGTCGCCCACCACCTCGACGCGCACGGCATCGCGGTGCGCTCGGGCCACCACTGCGCCCTGCCGGCCCTGCGCCGGTTCGGGGTCGACCAGTCGGTGCGGGCCTCGCTCGCCTTCTACAACACCCGCGCGGATGTCGACGCCTTCCTGAGGGCGCTCCACACCCTGCCGCGAGCGTGA